CTCACCCGGACTTCCAGCACGGTGGGCACGCTCGCCTACATGGCGCCAGAGCAAATCCAGGGGCAGGATGTCGATCAGCGAAGCGATATTTTTTCGTTCGGCGTGGTGCTGTTTGAAATGCTGACCGGCAAGCTCCCGTTCAGGGGAGACCATGAAGCCGCAATCATGTATTCGATCGTCAACGAAGAGCCGGAATCCGTGCAAAAATACAAGCCGGATCTCCCTCCGGAATTTCTGCACATCCTCGGCCGCGCGCTCGAGAAGGACCCCGCAGACCGGTATCAGTCCGCGCAGGAAATGCAGATCGATCTTCGCCGGCTGCAGAAGCAATCGACCAAAGTGTCGCGCACGTCGATGGCGGACATGCCCGTTCCGACGCAAGAATCGTTGAGATCTCCCGGACTCGAAGCGCCCCCGGCGCGGAAAGCGTTTCCCCGGAACAGCATGCTCGCAATCGGTGCGGTACTGCTCCTCGGCGTTGCAATCGCGATCTACAGGATGTTCGTCTCGGGGACATTCACCAGTCGTGAGGAGCCCTTCAAGTCCCACGGGATCACCCGCCTTACGACATCCGGGAAGGCGTCCCGGGCCGTCATCTCCCCGGACGGCAGATACGTCGTTCATCAGGTCGTCGAGGGAGAGCTGAAGAGCCTCTGGGTGCGGCAGGTTGCGACGACAAGCAACGTGATGATCGTGCCCCCCGCCGACTTGACGTATCGCGGCATCACCTTCAGCAACGACGGCAACCTGATCTACTACGTCGCGATCGACGACGCCAATCCCAATGGCGCGCTCTTTGAGATTCCAGTGTTGGGCGGCAGGCCGCGTAAAATACTCAGCGATCTTGCCACCGGCGTGACGTTTTCTCCCGACGGCAAGCGATTCGCATTCGTCCGGCAGTACCACACCGCGGGGGAGGAGGCCCTGATGATTGCGAATCTTGATGGATCCGGGGAACGGAAGCTGGCAGGGCGTGTCGGAGACGACTTCTTCATCACGCAAGCCGGAATGGCGCCCTCCTGGTCGCCGGACGGGAAGATGATCGCAATACCCGCCGCGAGTAACAAGGGCGTGCAACACGTCAACCTGATGGGATATTCGGTGGAGGATGGATCGGAAAAGATGCTATCGCCCGAGAATTGGATGTTCGTCGGACGCATCGCCTGGTTTCCCGACGGCAGAGGTCTCGCCGCTCTGGGGACAAAGGTGGGGTCGACCAACAACCAACTCTGGTATGTGGGCTATCCCGGAGGAACCAGCAGAAATGTCACGAACGATCTTAGCGACTACGATATGGCGAGCCTCGGCGTCACGTCGGACGGAAAATCCCTCGTAACGACGAACGTGGAGCTGCATTCGAATATCTGGGTGATGACGAAATCCGAATCGGGGACGGAAGCCTGGGATGTTCAACGGGCCGTGCAGATTACTTCCGGCGCGGCGACACGCGACGGTTTTTCAGGTATGACCTGGACACCCGATCATAAGATAGTCTATTCCTCGCTTTCGAGTGGGACGATGGGCCTCTTCAGCATGGACATGAATGGCTCCAACCCGCATCAGTTGACGCTCGGCCCTCATCGGGAATACAGTCCGGCTGTTTCTCCCGACGGAAAATCTATCGTGTATGTAAGCGATAAGGACACGACTGCGCACCTCTGGCGCATGGATATCGACGGCGGAAATCCGGCCAGGCTGTCTCATTGTGAAGATTATGGGCCAACGGTAACACCCGACGGGAAGTTCGCCGTGTACTCCGGGTGGGCGACCGGGAAGACGCTGCTTTACAAGATACCTCTGGCTGGTGGCGACTCCGTCAATCTCTCCGCCAATCCGGCCTCCTCTCCGGACATCTCGCCCGATGGCCGGCTGATTGTCTGCAACTACTATGATGAAAGGTCCCGGATTTGGGGAACGGGTATTCTCACACTGGCAGGCGGAGTCTTACAGCGGTTCTTCACCCGTTCTCATTCCTCGGACAATTTTGGATGGTACCCTGACGGAAAGTCGATCACCTATGTCGAGACTCGAAACGCAGTCTCAAACATCTGGAGCGTGCCGGCATCAGGCGGTGAGCCGAAACAGCTCACAAATTTTACGACAGGCCTCATTTACAGGTATTCGTGGTCCAATGACGGCAAGTATCTCGCGCTGGCCCGCGGGCAGCAGGAAACGACTGATGTAGTCCTGATCACTGAGAGCAAGTAGCACCCGACACCACCGTATCTTCAACCTGTGATTCTGAGTCCTGCCTGCGCGGGATGAACTTCGCGAAGGATCTCATTCATTCTGCAATAGATAAAGCATCATGATCGGATCAACAGTATCGCATTACAAGATTCTTGAAAAATTGGGGGAAGGCGGGATGGGCGTCGTCTATAAGGCCCAGGACCTGAAACTCGACAGGCCTGTCGCGATCAAATTCCTTCCACCACATCTCTCGGCGTCCGAAGAAAACAAAGCGCGGTTCATGCAGGAAGCGCGGGCAACCGCTGCGCTGAACCATCCGAACATCCTGAACGTGTACGATATCGACGAGCAGGAGAACCGGATGTTCTTCGTGATGGAATTCATCGAGGGGAAGACGCTGAAATCCCACATCATGAGCCTGAAAGCGGGGGAGGGCATCCCTGTCCGACAGGCGATCGATTGGACGATGCAGATCGCCCAGGGACTGAAGGCGGCGCATGAAAAAGGGATCGTCCACCGGGACATCAAGCCCGAGAATATCATGCTCACGAAGGACGGCCACCCGAAGGTCATGGACTTCGGAATCGCGAAGCTGAAAACCGGGACGGGATTGACCAAAACGGGCACTTCGCTCGGAACTCTCGCCTACATGTCCTCCGAGCAGGCGCAGGGCCTGTCGGCGGATCAGCGCTCGGACATCTGGTCCCTTGGAGTGGTCCTCTACGAGATGCTCACCGGCGAGCTCCCGTTCAAGGGAGAACACGAGGCGGCGCTCATGTACCTGATCGTGAACGAGGAACCGCTTATGCCGAGTTCGCACGACCGGAGAATCCCCCCGGCGGTCGATTCGTTCGTGTTGAAGATGATTACGAAGGACCGGGAGCGGAGATTTCAATCGATGGACGAGGTGCTCGCGTCTTCGCGGGCTGTTCTTTCTGACATCGAGAGCGCGGGCCAGGCCGGTAAAGCGAAGGCGATCGCACTCCTTCCGTTCGAGAATATCAGCCCTGACAAGGAGAGCGATTATTTTAGCGATGGGCTGACCGAGGAATTGATCCTGAGCCTGTCCAAATTGAAGAACATGAGGGTGGTGTCGCGGACAAGCACGATGCAATACAAAGGGACCAAGAAAGACATCAAGACGATCGGCCGGGAACTCGGCGCGAGGTATATCCTCGAGGGGAGTGTGCGGAAGTTTCAGGAGGATCTGCGCATCACCGT
This is a stretch of genomic DNA from Bacteroidota bacterium. It encodes these proteins:
- a CDS encoding protein kinase, with protein sequence MIGKTISHYKIIDKLGEGGMGVVYKAEDTKLDRIVALKFLPHHLTANDAEKARFLQEAKAASSLNHPNVCTIYGIEEADGQQYIEMEYVDGVTLRQIIPIQKLSEVIAYAIQIADALQEAHSKGIVHRDIKADNIMLNAKKQIKVMDFGLAKLKGTLKLTRTSSTVGTLAYMAPEQIQGQDVDQRSDIFSFGVVLFEMLTGKLPFRGDHEAAIMYSIVNEEPESVQKYKPDLPPEFLHILGRALEKDPADRYQSAQEMQIDLRRLQKQSTKVSRTSMADMPVPTQESLRSPGLEAPPARKAFPRNSMLAIGAVLLLGVAIAIYRMFVSGTFTSREEPFKSHGITRLTTSGKASRAVISPDGRYVVHQVVEGELKSLWVRQVATTSNVMIVPPADLTYRGITFSNDGNLIYYVAIDDANPNGALFEIPVLGGRPRKILSDLATGVTFSPDGKRFAFVRQYHTAGEEALMIANLDGSGERKLAGRVGDDFFITQAGMAPSWSPDGKMIAIPAASNKGVQHVNLMGYSVEDGSEKMLSPENWMFVGRIAWFPDGRGLAALGTKVGSTNNQLWYVGYPGGTSRNVTNDLSDYDMASLGVTSDGKSLVTTNVELHSNIWVMTKSESGTEAWDVQRAVQITSGAATRDGFSGMTWTPDHKIVYSSLSSGTMGLFSMDMNGSNPHQLTLGPHREYSPAVSPDGKSIVYVSDKDTTAHLWRMDIDGGNPARLSHCEDYGPTVTPDGKFAVYSGWATGKTLLYKIPLAGGDSVNLSANPASSPDISPDGRLIVCNYYDERSRIWGTGILTLAGGVLQRFFTRSHSSDNFGWYPDGKSITYVETRNAVSNIWSVPASGGEPKQLTNFTTGLIYRYSWSNDGKYLALARGQQETTDVVLITESK
- a CDS encoding protein kinase produces the protein MIGSTVSHYKILEKLGEGGMGVVYKAQDLKLDRPVAIKFLPPHLSASEENKARFMQEARATAALNHPNILNVYDIDEQENRMFFVMEFIEGKTLKSHIMSLKAGEGIPVRQAIDWTMQIAQGLKAAHEKGIVHRDIKPENIMLTKDGHPKVMDFGIAKLKTGTGLTKTGTSLGTLAYMSSEQAQGLSADQRSDIWSLGVVLYEMLTGELPFKGEHEAALMYLIVNEEPLMPSSHDRRIPPAVDSFVLKMITKDRERRFQSMDEVLASSRAVLSDIESAGQAGKAKAIALLPFENISPDKESDYFSDGLTEELILSLSKLKNMRVVSRTSTMQYKGTKKDIKTIGRELGARYILEGSVRKFQEDLRITVQLVDVESDAQLWAAKYKGKLADVFDIQEQVAEQIVDALMVKLSPSEKVVLTKRSTENPEAFDYYMRARNALYRRTKTDINSAIQLFQRAIELDRRYATAYAGLGEAYATLYQDLERQDSYLDKAVEACHKALMYDATLSEAYAALGIAYFNKKLLEDALGSGRKALELDPNNSTAYWVLGRIYHSTDQDRLAVDVYKKCIDLNPDFYSAHTDLYTSYEKLGEVEKAKDALQRVLQVIPRYLQSHPDDGRAHMLHGIFLVYAGQNEDAKVEAAKALSLNPTDPLMQYNGACFYARIGETALAVESLRNSVLSGYQNYEWIKRDTDLDSIRNHPGYFELMKGK